In Arthrobacter burdickii, one DNA window encodes the following:
- a CDS encoding o-succinylbenzoate synthase gives MAPPVPLPLPPLEEIEASAHVVSVPMRVKFRGVLVREALLVRGPAGWGEFCPFLEYDDAESAPWLASAVEAAWHGFPDPVRASVPVNATVPAVGPGAVEGVLSPFGAVGAVKVKVAEKGQDLADDVARVAEVRRLLPEAGIKVDANGGWEVGEALTALDALAPFDLQYVEQPVADIAGLRAVRLELRRRGAPVLVAADESVRRQDDPLRVAREDAADLLVIKAPPLGGVRRALDIIGRAGLPAVVSSALDTSVGIRAGVALAAALPDLPYACGLATVSLMAGDVTDASLVPLGGALPVRDVQVSGEKLLHFAAAPDRRLEWLERLRRCYAVLAAAGQH, from the coding sequence ATGGCCCCGCCGGTTCCCCTTCCGCTGCCTCCGCTGGAGGAGATCGAGGCCTCGGCCCACGTGGTGTCGGTCCCCATGCGGGTGAAGTTCCGGGGCGTCCTCGTGCGTGAGGCCCTCCTGGTGCGCGGGCCGGCAGGGTGGGGCGAGTTCTGTCCGTTCCTCGAGTACGACGACGCCGAGTCCGCTCCGTGGCTCGCCTCTGCCGTCGAAGCGGCCTGGCACGGATTCCCGGACCCGGTCCGGGCGTCGGTGCCCGTCAACGCGACGGTCCCCGCTGTCGGACCTGGCGCCGTCGAAGGGGTGCTGTCCCCTTTCGGTGCCGTCGGCGCCGTGAAGGTGAAGGTGGCGGAGAAGGGACAGGACCTGGCGGACGACGTCGCCCGCGTCGCCGAAGTGCGCAGACTCCTCCCCGAGGCGGGGATCAAGGTGGACGCCAACGGCGGGTGGGAGGTCGGCGAGGCGCTCACCGCCCTCGACGCGCTGGCGCCATTCGACCTGCAGTACGTCGAGCAGCCGGTCGCGGACATCGCCGGTCTGCGTGCGGTGAGACTCGAGTTGCGCCGCCGCGGCGCTCCGGTCCTGGTGGCGGCGGACGAGAGCGTGCGGCGCCAGGACGACCCGCTGCGCGTCGCCCGGGAGGACGCGGCCGACCTCCTCGTCATCAAGGCGCCGCCGCTAGGAGGCGTGCGCCGGGCGCTCGACATCATCGGCCGCGCGGGCCTTCCCGCCGTCGTCAGCTCCGCCCTCGACACGTCCGTCGGAATCCGTGCCGGCGTCGCCCTCGCCGCTGCGCTGCCGGACCTGCCCTACGCGTGTGGCCTGGCAACCGTGTCGCTCATGGCCGGTGACGTCACCGACGCGTCGCTCGTGCCGCTGGGCGGGGCACTGCCCGTGCGGGACGTGCAGGTCTCGGGGGAGAAGCTGCTCCACTTCGCCGCAGCCCCCGACAGGAGGCTGGAGTGGCTGGAACGCCTGCGTCGCTGCTACGCGGTGCTCGCCGCGGCGGGGCAGCACTGA
- a CDS encoding PhoX family protein, which yields MTETPRRLLPMLGSTRGKRSAVTCALKCDNACSDAVCNTSTNTYFRDIVSSEFSRRSALGAGAAGALTLLVGMQTGAGSAQAAPPPGTGYRKSNLPFDAIAPVDASVDAMTVPQGYGWKPVIRWGDPLFANSPAFDAESQTAAAQALQFGYNCDYTDVLEIEGSKGRRAVLFANHEYTNETIMVPPTLPAADVRGIGKAAHGLSVVELERRNRNKPWSYVQGAPLNRRYLTTTPYEVTGPAAGSDLLKTKDDPAGRTILGTLGNCAGGTTPWGTILSGEENFNGYFVATGTSDGDRRYGLTNRPTARGWEIDEARWDTRNAGYENEKHRFGYIVEVDPFDPTSTPKKHTALGRFKHEGANVTVASDGRVVAYMGDDERFDYLYKFVSTNTVQPGTSAAARKANMTLLSEGSLYVARFQGDSVAEIDGSGRLPSDGAFDGVGEWLPLLVDNRSVVAGMTAEEVAVFTRLAADRMGATKMDRCEDVQPNPLTGRVYVACTNNTNRGVGSNAIADEANPRTLNRDGHVVELSEAGGNASGTRFTWNLLLVCGDPARSPATYFGGYPKDKVSPISCPDNVAFDSQGNLWISTDGQPGTVGYSDGLFKVGLEGAERGRVQQFLAVPRDAETCGPIIHDQEGTVFVAVQHPGEDGSWANQHSSFPDYVPSGSAPGKGQAALPRPSVVQVYRA from the coding sequence ATGACTGAAACTCCACGCCGCCTTCTGCCGATGCTCGGCTCCACCAGGGGAAAGCGCAGCGCCGTCACCTGTGCGCTGAAGTGTGACAACGCCTGCTCCGATGCGGTCTGCAACACCTCCACCAACACCTACTTCCGCGATATCGTTTCGAGCGAGTTCTCACGCCGGAGCGCGCTCGGCGCCGGTGCCGCCGGCGCGTTGACCCTCCTCGTCGGCATGCAGACCGGAGCCGGCTCGGCTCAGGCCGCACCGCCTCCCGGCACGGGCTATCGCAAGAGCAACCTGCCGTTCGACGCCATCGCGCCGGTCGACGCCTCCGTGGACGCCATGACGGTGCCGCAGGGTTACGGCTGGAAGCCGGTGATCCGCTGGGGCGACCCCCTGTTCGCGAACTCCCCGGCCTTCGATGCCGAGAGCCAGACTGCCGCGGCGCAGGCGCTGCAGTTCGGCTACAACTGCGACTACACCGACGTCCTCGAGATCGAGGGCAGCAAGGGCCGCCGCGCGGTGCTCTTCGCCAACCACGAGTACACGAACGAGACCATCATGGTCCCGCCGACCCTGCCCGCCGCGGACGTGCGAGGCATCGGCAAGGCCGCCCACGGGCTGTCCGTCGTCGAGCTCGAGCGCAGGAACAGGAACAAGCCGTGGTCCTACGTGCAGGGCGCCCCGCTCAACCGCCGCTACCTGACCACCACCCCGTACGAGGTCACCGGCCCCGCCGCCGGGTCGGACCTGCTGAAGACGAAGGACGACCCCGCGGGCCGCACCATCCTCGGAACGCTCGGGAACTGCGCCGGCGGCACCACGCCCTGGGGCACCATCCTCTCGGGTGAGGAGAACTTCAACGGTTACTTCGTGGCCACCGGCACCAGCGACGGCGACCGCCGCTACGGCCTCACCAACCGTCCGACAGCGCGCGGCTGGGAGATCGACGAGGCGCGGTGGGATACACGCAACGCCGGCTACGAGAACGAGAAGCACCGCTTCGGCTACATCGTCGAGGTCGATCCCTTCGACCCCACCTCCACGCCGAAGAAGCACACCGCGCTCGGACGCTTCAAGCACGAGGGCGCGAACGTGACCGTCGCGTCCGACGGCCGCGTCGTGGCGTACATGGGCGACGACGAGCGCTTCGACTACCTCTACAAGTTCGTGTCGACGAACACGGTCCAGCCCGGCACGAGCGCCGCCGCACGCAAGGCCAACATGACGCTGCTGAGTGAGGGCTCGCTCTACGTCGCACGCTTCCAGGGCGATTCCGTCGCCGAGATCGACGGGAGCGGCAGGCTGCCCTCGGACGGAGCGTTCGACGGCGTCGGCGAGTGGCTGCCGCTCCTCGTCGACAACCGGTCCGTGGTCGCCGGGATGACCGCCGAGGAGGTCGCCGTCTTCACCCGCCTCGCCGCCGACAGGATGGGCGCCACCAAGATGGACCGCTGCGAGGACGTGCAACCGAACCCCCTCACCGGCAGGGTCTACGTCGCCTGCACCAACAACACCAACCGCGGCGTAGGGTCCAACGCGATCGCGGACGAGGCCAACCCGCGCACGCTGAACCGTGACGGCCACGTGGTCGAACTGAGCGAGGCGGGCGGCAACGCGTCGGGTACCCGGTTCACCTGGAACCTCCTCCTCGTCTGCGGCGACCCTGCACGCAGCCCGGCGACGTACTTCGGCGGCTACCCGAAGGACAAGGTCTCGCCGATCTCCTGCCCCGACAACGTCGCCTTCGACTCCCAGGGCAACCTGTGGATCTCCACCGACGGCCAGCCGGGCACGGTCGGCTACAGCGACGGACTGTTCAAGGTGGGCCTCGAAGGAGCGGAGCGCGGACGCGTGCAGCAGTTCCTCGCGGTACCGCGGGACGCCGAGACGTGCGGTCCGATCATCCACGACCAGGAGGGCACGGTCTTCGTCGCCGTGCAGCACCCGGGTGAGGATGGGAGCTGGGCGAACCAGCACTCCTCCTTCCCCGACTACGTGCCGTCCGGGAGCGCCCCCGGCAAGGGCCAGGCAGCGCTTCCCCGGCCCTCCGTGGTGCAGGTCTACCGCGCCTAG
- a CDS encoding gamma-glutamyl-gamma-aminobutyrate hydrolase family protein, whose protein sequence is MTSSDSLPMPVIGLTAYLDPAVTEGCGTVEAAFLPQNYLAPVLAAGAIPVLLPPQGTDGGVVEQLLPRLDGVIVVGGWDIDPSRYGAEPHAETDAPHRLRDAWDSAVVREAVRIDLPLLGICRGEQMLNVALGGSLHQHLPDLVGDSPYQLGDHRFNAVPVDLRPGSQVAQVMGATHLDAVPVSHHQAVDRVGLGLQASAWSRDGIIEAIEFPANRFCIGVQWHPEQNPAETALFDAFVHAARERQLGRALPLRVEGGFQDAGLSAA, encoded by the coding sequence TTGACATCCTCGGACTCGCTCCCGATGCCGGTCATCGGCCTCACGGCCTATCTCGACCCGGCCGTCACCGAAGGGTGCGGAACCGTCGAGGCAGCCTTCCTGCCGCAGAACTATCTGGCGCCCGTCCTCGCTGCCGGTGCCATCCCCGTCCTGCTGCCGCCGCAGGGAACCGACGGCGGCGTCGTCGAGCAGCTGCTGCCACGGCTCGACGGCGTGATCGTGGTCGGAGGCTGGGACATCGACCCCTCGCGCTATGGGGCCGAGCCCCACGCCGAGACGGACGCCCCGCACCGGCTGCGCGACGCGTGGGACTCCGCCGTGGTGCGGGAGGCGGTCCGGATCGACCTGCCGCTCCTCGGGATCTGCCGCGGCGAACAGATGCTCAATGTCGCTCTCGGGGGCTCCCTGCACCAGCACCTGCCCGATCTGGTGGGCGACAGCCCCTACCAGCTCGGCGATCACCGCTTCAACGCGGTCCCCGTGGACCTGCGACCCGGCTCGCAGGTGGCGCAGGTCATGGGAGCCACCCACCTCGACGCCGTCCCGGTATCCCACCACCAGGCGGTGGACCGGGTAGGACTGGGCCTGCAGGCCTCCGCCTGGAGCAGAGACGGCATCATCGAGGCCATCGAGTTCCCCGCCAACCGTTTCTGCATCGGCGTCCAGTGGCACCCCGAGCAGAACCCGGCGGAGACCGCGCTGTTCGACGCGTTCGTGCACGCGGCTCGGGAGCGGCAGCTGGGACGCGCCCTCCCGCTGCGGGTCGAGGGCGGCTTCCAGGACGCAGGCCTCTCGGCGGCCTGA
- the menD gene encoding 2-succinyl-5-enolpyruvyl-6-hydroxy-3-cyclohexene-1-carboxylic-acid synthase has protein sequence MTKPATPPPAPLDSAASAARAVAALVAGGVVDVVVAPGSRSAPLAYALADAEAAGRVRLHVRIDERSAAFTALGLALGAQRPAAVVTTSGTAVGELLPAVMEANHAAVPLVVVSADRPGELRGTGANQTTVQPDLFGVHVRANLDLRAGEDPTGPITDALRAAVGRPADGVPTQPPGPVHLNLAYRDPLVPTGATTVPAAAPVPGPAVVPAAATGAPAPANGQRDGTRTVVVAGHGAGELAAVFAAHLDLPLLAEPSSNARFGTSAIAPYRLLLEHLGPAITRVVTFGRPTLSRPVTALLARADVEHALYLPAPVAWFEEGRRTERIIDTLPDLLEFAGRGEEGWLRSWREAGASTDAAVQSLLADEDRITGLHVADAVWEYTDGNLVLGSSNPIRDVDLVAATDWHPLEVFANRGLAGIDGTVSTATGVALAAGIPTRVLMGDLTFLHDVGGLLLGSGEPQPDLHIVVLNDGGGGIFGLLEHGAEATTERYGAAVERLFGTPHTVDLAALAAAYGLHYERATTLEELDTAMERPIRGRSILEVRTDRSTLRDLHARIRLAVSDGVRPVPG, from the coding sequence GTGACGAAACCAGCGACGCCCCCGCCAGCTCCGCTCGACTCCGCCGCCTCGGCCGCCCGCGCGGTCGCGGCCCTCGTGGCAGGCGGCGTCGTCGACGTCGTCGTCGCGCCGGGCTCCCGGAGCGCGCCCCTCGCGTATGCGCTCGCCGACGCGGAGGCGGCGGGGCGCGTCCGCCTGCACGTGCGGATCGACGAGAGGTCGGCCGCCTTCACCGCTTTGGGCCTCGCACTCGGCGCCCAGCGGCCCGCCGCCGTGGTGACGACGTCGGGAACGGCGGTGGGGGAGCTGCTGCCGGCCGTCATGGAGGCCAACCATGCGGCGGTCCCCCTGGTGGTGGTGTCCGCCGACCGACCCGGGGAGCTGCGGGGGACTGGCGCCAACCAGACCACGGTGCAGCCGGACCTGTTCGGCGTGCACGTGCGGGCGAACCTCGACCTGAGGGCCGGTGAGGATCCGACCGGTCCCATCACGGACGCACTGCGGGCCGCCGTCGGTCGGCCGGCGGACGGGGTGCCCACCCAGCCGCCCGGGCCGGTGCACCTGAACCTCGCCTACCGCGATCCGCTCGTGCCCACCGGCGCGACGACGGTTCCCGCCGCGGCCCCGGTGCCCGGACCCGCGGTGGTCCCGGCCGCAGCGACGGGCGCCCCGGCGCCGGCGAACGGGCAGCGCGACGGCACCCGGACCGTCGTCGTCGCCGGGCACGGAGCAGGAGAGCTGGCCGCGGTCTTCGCCGCGCACCTGGACCTCCCACTGCTCGCCGAACCGTCGTCGAACGCGCGCTTCGGCACCAGTGCGATCGCCCCCTACCGGCTGCTGCTCGAGCACCTCGGCCCGGCGATCACGCGCGTGGTGACGTTCGGTCGCCCCACGCTGTCGCGTCCGGTCACAGCGCTCCTCGCGCGGGCCGACGTCGAGCACGCCCTGTACCTGCCCGCGCCGGTGGCCTGGTTCGAGGAGGGTCGGCGCACCGAGCGCATCATCGACACCCTGCCCGATCTGCTGGAGTTCGCGGGGCGCGGCGAGGAGGGCTGGCTCCGCTCGTGGCGGGAGGCGGGAGCGAGCACGGACGCCGCCGTCCAGTCCCTGCTGGCGGACGAGGACCGCATCACGGGTCTGCACGTCGCCGACGCGGTGTGGGAGTACACGGACGGGAACCTGGTGCTCGGCTCCTCCAACCCCATCCGCGACGTCGACCTCGTCGCCGCGACCGACTGGCACCCCCTGGAGGTCTTCGCCAACCGGGGACTGGCCGGGATCGACGGCACCGTCTCGACGGCGACGGGCGTGGCACTCGCCGCCGGCATCCCGACACGCGTGCTGATGGGCGACCTGACGTTCCTGCACGACGTCGGCGGGCTGCTCCTCGGCAGCGGTGAACCGCAGCCGGACCTCCACATCGTGGTGCTCAACGACGGCGGCGGGGGCATCTTCGGCCTCCTCGAGCACGGCGCGGAGGCGACGACGGAGCGGTACGGGGCGGCCGTCGAGCGCCTGTTCGGGACACCGCACACCGTGGACCTCGCCGCGCTCGCCGCTGCCTACGGGCTGCACTACGAGCGGGCGACCACGCTGGAGGAGCTGGATACGGCGATGGAGCGGCCCATTCGGGGCCGCTCCATCCTCGAGGTCCGGACGGACCGCAGTACGCTCCGGGACCTCCACGCGCGCATCCGCCTTGCGGTGTCCGACGGGGTCCGGCCGGTGCCCGGCTAG